Proteins co-encoded in one Paracrocinitomix mangrovi genomic window:
- a CDS encoding GH39 family glycosyl hydrolase codes for MRYFTLLFSFFTLQFVYSQSVINVYPDTVLGQISPNYVPGVFYAPKTTEGAYDFTSNGIYQNTIRTNIIEGALNNTTNLTDCIAYLNSVESDLLGLSSKCDKLVFIFEKMPAWLSSSSDGSSTGTPGYFVLNTKPPASWSTWQNVVESITSTLVNDMGINNAYFEIWNEPDLGSWTGSMEDYFNLYKYTYDGIKAASTTAKIGGPAVNGWANNIYWQPPYGYISNATADSSLISQLIDSAVVWNKIPDFISWHHFSTTYQDFSMASNYVSQKLTGYGLNNVELMVSEWNAPSAVRDTELAKSYMIKAQIEMSKTAVINNLVAAWQDFNQSTNEFHNDYGLITWGAIHKPAYKSILLTNELKGVTCKTTGNSPYDAVVSAVNDTLIMVISNFTPHPLVEALNHTLYEGQFNANQLDSAGYIDLGNNDLTTIQNIYNGTNTIPSSNALNIAINNSIPVYNHYDSIYDSPRHFDIILNGYTSNYNGTMWLIDSIQNNNQFKYDSLLTNGYTQATAITAITADQDLVSQNIVLNNGQYNLTLNPNAVCLIKITLPGVSALSNEQLQSLSVYPNPVKDELTINMVNANSEFETVYIYNSLGQLVQSEMIFTNNDKLNVQNLVSGIYFIKAGHSSESIRFIKE; via the coding sequence ATGCGATATTTTACCCTTTTGTTCTCATTCTTCACATTACAGTTTGTCTATTCACAATCTGTTATAAATGTATATCCTGATACTGTTTTAGGACAGATTAGTCCTAACTATGTGCCAGGCGTTTTTTATGCTCCTAAAACAACCGAAGGTGCTTATGATTTTACTTCAAACGGAATCTATCAAAATACAATTCGCACCAACATAATTGAAGGCGCATTAAACAACACCACAAATCTAACTGACTGTATCGCCTACTTAAATTCTGTTGAATCTGACCTTTTGGGCTTATCAAGTAAATGCGACAAGTTGGTATTTATTTTTGAAAAAATGCCTGCCTGGCTCAGTAGTTCTTCTGATGGTTCATCAACAGGAACTCCCGGCTACTTTGTGTTAAATACCAAACCACCTGCAAGTTGGAGTACCTGGCAAAATGTGGTAGAATCAATTACTTCTACCCTGGTAAATGATATGGGGATTAATAACGCCTACTTTGAAATTTGGAATGAACCGGACTTAGGATCATGGACAGGTAGCATGGAAGATTATTTTAATCTTTATAAATATACCTATGATGGTATTAAAGCGGCTAGTACAACGGCTAAAATTGGCGGACCTGCAGTAAACGGATGGGCCAATAACATATACTGGCAACCTCCATATGGATACATTTCAAATGCAACAGCTGATTCCTCTCTAATCAGTCAATTAATAGATTCGGCAGTTGTATGGAACAAGATTCCTGACTTTATTAGTTGGCATCACTTCAGTACAACTTACCAGGATTTTAGCATGGCTTCTAATTATGTTTCTCAAAAACTTACGGGATATGGTTTAAACAATGTTGAGTTGATGGTAAGCGAATGGAATGCCCCTTCAGCGGTTAGAGATACTGAATTGGCTAAATCATACATGATAAAAGCTCAAATTGAAATGTCTAAAACAGCTGTTATCAATAATCTGGTAGCGGCCTGGCAAGATTTCAATCAAAGCACAAATGAGTTCCACAATGATTATGGACTAATAACGTGGGGAGCCATTCACAAGCCGGCATATAAATCAATTTTATTGACTAATGAATTAAAAGGTGTTACCTGCAAAACCACTGGAAATTCACCTTATGACGCGGTTGTCTCAGCTGTGAATGACACTTTAATTATGGTCATTTCAAATTTCACACCTCATCCGCTTGTCGAAGCTTTGAATCATACTTTATATGAAGGTCAATTTAATGCCAATCAATTAGACAGTGCGGGATATATAGATTTAGGAAATAATGATTTAACAACTATCCAAAACATTTATAATGGTACAAATACCATCCCATCTTCAAATGCCCTAAATATAGCTATCAACAACAGTATACCTGTTTATAATCACTATGATTCTATTTATGATTCTCCTCGTCATTTTGATATCATTTTGAATGGATATACTTCTAATTACAACGGTACAATGTGGCTAATTGATTCGATTCAGAATAACAATCAATTTAAATATGATTCTTTGCTTACAAACGGATACACTCAAGCTACGGCAATTACCGCAATTACAGCAGATCAAGATTTAGTAAGTCAAAATATAGTGTTGAATAATGGACAATATAACTTGACTTTAAATCCAAATGCAGTGTGCTTAATTAAAATTACGCTACCCGGAGTAAGTGCATTATCCAATGAGCAACTTCAATCTTTAAGTGTTTATCCTAATCCAGTAAAAGATGAATTGACAATAAATATGGTAAACGCTAATTCAGAATTTGAGACCGTATATATTTATAACAGTCTTGGACAATTGGTACAATCTGAAATGATATTCACTAACAACGATAAATTAAATGTTCAAAATCTTGTCAGTGGTATTTATTTTATCAAAGCAGGACATTCATCAGAAAGCATCAGATTTATTAAGGAATAA
- a CDS encoding CusA/CzcA family heavy metal efflux RND transporter, which yields MIDKIIGFSVKHKLFIGMLTVALIAGGIYSLKKVPLDAVPDITNNQVQVITQAPNLGTVEIEQFVTYPVELAMSNLPGVIEIRSVSRFGLSVVTIVFEDDMGTYLPRQLVAEKLVSVQQEIPEGFGTPEMGPISTGLGEIYQYSLQVDEEHEGQYSPTELRTIQDWIIRRQMTMVPGVVEVNAFGGDIKQYEVAVDPEKLNAMNITITEVFQALQANNQNTGGAYIEKDHYANFIRGEGLVKNLDDINNIVIKNVNGLPITIKDVATVQFGTAVRYGALTMDGKGEAVGGMILMLKGANSNDVIQAVQQRVTEIQSSLPEGVSVVPFLDRSKLISQTTGTVTQNLMEGALIVIFVLVFLLGNWRGGLIVASTIPLSLLFAFILMHVFGVWANLMSLGAIDFGIIIDGAVIIVEGTVFIIHGYLVKNDKLDQDKRDELAVKASSGMMNAAFFGQLIILIVFIPILALQGVEGKMFQPMALTFMFAMIGVMILCLTYVPMMSALFLRVKKSTRISWGDRLVHWLENIYENALKRVLRKSVVIMSITIAFLGGAVFLFTRMGGEFIPQLDEGDIAFHVILKPGSALSETVETTTRVEKVMMEKFPEVEHIISRIGVAEVPTDPMPMDVADVIVILKPQSEWTSASSKDELIDKMKKAVSEVPGVNYEFTQPIEMRFNELMTGVREDIAIKLYGDDLDILADKAEEITKIIAPIEGIGDMKAEAIQGLPQITVRYNRYKVAQYGLQINDLNELVASAFGGGHAGVIFEGERRFDLVVRLDQEHRQSIDNLKNLYVKTANGSQVPMKEIAEIGYEPGPMQISRDNTNRRVYVGINVRGRDIASLVDEIKEKLDAELQLPSGYYIRYGGTFENLERATNRLKVVVPVSLALIFLLIFSALKSIKQSVMIYMAIPFAAIGGILFLWIRDMPFSISAGVGFIVLFGVAVLNGLVLISGWNELKEEGKLSLEERIAQGAKRRIRPILLTALTDILGFLPMAISTSAGAEVQQPLATVVIGGMMTATFLTLFILPILYNWTERREEKKISMKSSKIVTILLLLGMSTVPFQTLAQTNKLETEEEVLQSALANSKQLQKFVLEVDQQNAYRKGSFNPDKTAVGVQYGQMNSFEKDLYFDVKQSFQFPTVYTSQWNLNKEEVKGSELHLSIAQNRLKWEVKKAWNSLQYDYAQQHFLSYKDSIFKEFYRVSKIKYEVEESSYLEMITAESEMMSVQNQLNIITSQLQMSIKQLHILISDTTNVEFANVEFEKRSINNLTDTSQIKNNPLLAYTQQQIEIMQAQVKVERSKMLPDIMVGYFNQSMIGSPTSSGSTAAFSDRFQGVQAGVTIPIFFGHYRSRIKATQIAREIEENQLEQYQLELMGQFQRQISQLAIYSQNLEFYENSGLTHAQLMIDQAQKSFEAGAITYVEYLNAIQHGLSIELSYLDALKNYNQAVIDLEYLLGY from the coding sequence ATGATTGATAAAATAATTGGCTTCTCAGTCAAACACAAGTTATTTATAGGAATGCTCACGGTGGCATTAATTGCCGGAGGAATATACAGTTTGAAAAAAGTTCCTTTGGACGCCGTTCCTGACATCACCAACAACCAGGTGCAAGTAATTACTCAAGCACCTAATCTTGGAACAGTCGAAATTGAGCAATTTGTTACTTACCCGGTTGAATTGGCAATGTCCAACTTGCCGGGTGTAATTGAAATCAGATCTGTTTCCAGATTTGGTCTTTCTGTGGTTACCATAGTTTTTGAAGATGATATGGGCACCTATCTACCGCGACAATTAGTGGCAGAAAAACTAGTCTCTGTTCAACAAGAAATCCCGGAAGGTTTTGGAACACCTGAAATGGGTCCAATCTCGACAGGGTTAGGTGAAATTTACCAATACTCATTACAGGTTGATGAAGAACATGAGGGACAATATAGTCCTACAGAGCTAAGGACAATTCAAGATTGGATTATTCGCAGGCAAATGACCATGGTTCCGGGTGTTGTTGAAGTCAACGCTTTTGGTGGTGATATCAAACAATATGAAGTGGCCGTTGATCCCGAAAAGCTGAATGCAATGAATATTACCATTACTGAGGTTTTTCAGGCTTTACAAGCCAATAACCAAAACACAGGTGGAGCCTATATTGAGAAAGATCATTATGCCAATTTCATTAGAGGTGAAGGGCTAGTAAAAAACCTTGACGACATCAATAACATTGTCATCAAAAACGTAAATGGTCTTCCTATCACTATAAAAGATGTTGCCACCGTTCAATTTGGAACAGCTGTAAGATATGGTGCATTAACAATGGATGGTAAAGGTGAAGCAGTTGGTGGAATGATCTTAATGTTAAAAGGAGCCAACTCAAATGACGTAATTCAAGCAGTACAGCAAAGAGTCACGGAGATTCAATCATCTTTACCTGAAGGCGTAAGCGTTGTTCCTTTCCTGGACAGAAGTAAACTAATTTCACAAACCACCGGAACGGTTACACAAAACCTGATGGAAGGTGCATTGATTGTAATTTTTGTACTTGTATTCTTGCTCGGAAACTGGAGAGGTGGTTTAATTGTGGCCTCCACTATCCCACTCTCTTTATTGTTTGCCTTTATTTTAATGCATGTTTTTGGTGTGTGGGCCAACTTGATGAGTTTGGGCGCTATTGACTTTGGAATCATCATTGACGGGGCTGTAATTATTGTGGAAGGAACAGTCTTTATCATCCACGGTTACCTGGTTAAAAATGACAAATTGGATCAGGATAAAAGAGATGAATTGGCTGTAAAAGCTTCTTCCGGCATGATGAATGCAGCTTTCTTTGGTCAATTGATCATTCTAATTGTATTTATTCCAATACTAGCGCTTCAGGGAGTTGAAGGTAAAATGTTTCAACCAATGGCATTGACCTTTATGTTTGCCATGATTGGTGTGATGATTTTGTGCTTGACTTACGTTCCAATGATGTCGGCATTATTCTTAAGGGTTAAAAAATCTACTAGAATTAGTTGGGGAGATCGTTTGGTTCATTGGTTGGAGAACATCTACGAAAATGCGCTTAAAAGAGTATTGCGCAAAAGTGTTGTAATAATGAGCATTACAATAGCCTTTCTTGGTGGTGCTGTTTTTCTGTTCACACGAATGGGAGGTGAATTTATTCCTCAATTAGATGAAGGAGATATTGCTTTTCACGTTATTCTAAAACCTGGAAGTGCCTTAAGTGAAACTGTTGAAACGACTACAAGGGTTGAGAAAGTGATGATGGAAAAATTTCCTGAAGTGGAACACATCATTTCTAGAATTGGTGTAGCAGAGGTTCCTACCGATCCAATGCCTATGGATGTAGCTGACGTAATCGTAATCCTTAAACCGCAATCAGAATGGACTTCAGCCTCTTCAAAAGATGAGTTGATAGACAAGATGAAAAAGGCGGTAAGTGAAGTTCCGGGTGTCAACTACGAATTTACTCAGCCAATTGAAATGAGGTTTAATGAGTTAATGACCGGTGTTAGGGAAGATATTGCGATTAAATTGTACGGAGATGACCTTGACATTTTAGCTGATAAGGCTGAAGAAATCACCAAAATAATAGCTCCTATTGAAGGTATTGGTGATATGAAAGCAGAAGCTATTCAAGGGCTTCCTCAAATTACGGTGAGATACAATCGTTACAAAGTAGCACAGTATGGATTACAAATAAATGACCTAAATGAGTTGGTGGCTTCCGCATTTGGAGGTGGTCATGCAGGTGTGATATTTGAAGGTGAACGAAGATTTGATTTAGTAGTTAGATTGGATCAAGAACACAGACAAAGCATAGATAATCTTAAAAATCTTTATGTAAAAACAGCTAACGGAAGTCAAGTTCCAATGAAAGAAATAGCTGAAATTGGATACGAACCTGGCCCTATGCAAATTAGCCGTGACAATACCAATCGTAGAGTTTATGTAGGAATCAATGTTAGAGGTAGAGATATTGCTTCATTAGTTGATGAAATCAAAGAAAAACTGGATGCCGAGCTTCAACTTCCTTCTGGTTATTACATACGCTATGGAGGAACGTTTGAAAATCTTGAAAGAGCAACTAATAGACTTAAAGTGGTTGTTCCGGTATCATTGGCATTGATTTTCTTGTTGATCTTCTCGGCTTTAAAATCTATCAAACAATCTGTAATGATCTACATGGCAATTCCTTTTGCTGCAATTGGAGGGATACTGTTTTTATGGATAAGAGATATGCCTTTTAGTATCTCAGCCGGGGTTGGATTTATAGTTCTATTTGGTGTTGCAGTATTAAATGGATTAGTATTAATAAGTGGATGGAATGAACTTAAGGAAGAAGGTAAACTAAGTTTGGAAGAACGAATTGCTCAGGGAGCCAAACGAAGAATTCGTCCTATTCTATTAACTGCATTGACAGATATTCTAGGATTCTTACCAATGGCTATATCAACTTCAGCAGGAGCAGAAGTTCAGCAACCACTAGCAACTGTAGTTATTGGTGGTATGATGACCGCAACTTTTTTAACCCTATTCATTCTACCAATCCTTTATAACTGGACAGAAAGAAGAGAAGAAAAGAAAATCAGTATGAAATCAAGTAAAATAGTTACAATACTATTGCTGTTAGGTATGTCAACAGTTCCATTTCAGACATTAGCACAAACTAATAAACTGGAAACTGAAGAGGAAGTGCTACAATCTGCATTAGCAAACAGCAAACAACTTCAAAAATTTGTATTGGAAGTAGACCAGCAAAATGCTTATAGAAAAGGATCTTTTAATCCTGACAAAACAGCTGTTGGAGTACAATATGGGCAGATGAATAGTTTTGAAAAAGACTTGTATTTTGATGTTAAACAATCTTTTCAATTTCCAACTGTTTACACCTCTCAATGGAATTTAAATAAAGAGGAAGTAAAAGGAAGTGAACTTCATTTATCCATTGCTCAAAACCGCTTGAAGTGGGAAGTTAAAAAGGCATGGAATTCCCTTCAGTATGATTATGCTCAACAGCATTTTTTATCTTATAAAGACTCTATTTTTAAAGAGTTTTACCGAGTTTCCAAGATAAAATATGAAGTTGAAGAAAGCAGTTATTTAGAGATGATCACTGCTGAGAGTGAGATGATGTCAGTTCAAAATCAACTAAATATCATCACTTCTCAGTTGCAAATGAGTATTAAGCAGCTTCACATTTTAATCAGTGATACAACCAATGTTGAATTTGCCAATGTTGAATTTGAAAAAAGAAGTATCAATAATCTTACAGACACTTCTCAAATTAAAAACAACCCGTTATTGGCTTATACCCAACAGCAAATTGAGATCATGCAAGCTCAGGTAAAAGTTGAACGTTCTAAAATGTTACCGGATATTATGGTAGGTTACTTTAATCAGTCAATGATAGGAAGTCCTACTAGCAGTGGTTCAACTGCAGCATTCAGTGATCGATTTCAAGGAGTTCAAGCGGGTGTTACAATTCCAATATTCTTTGGTCATTACAGGTCCAGAATAAAAGCAACACAAATTGCCAGGGAAATTGAAGAAAATCAATTAGAACAATACCAACTAGAATTGATGGGACAATTTCAACGTCAAATTTCACAATTGGCCATTTACAGTCAAAACCTGGAGTTTTATGAGAATTCAGGATTGACTCATGCGCAGTTGATGATTGACCAGGCCCAAAAAAGCTTTGAAGCTGGTGCCATTACCTATGTTGAATATCTCAATGCAATTCAACATGGTTTGTCAATTGAATTATCATACTTAGATGCTTTAAAAAATTACAATCAAGCAGTTATTGATTTGGAATATTTGCTTGGATACTAA
- a CDS encoding efflux RND transporter periplasmic adaptor subunit gives MKNFIYISLLAYGMMACGGNSTTSTEDEHDHHHNADEVSLKQSQIDLLGLEVGQIPTRNMSSIVETNGQLLVPPQNEADVTAVIGANVQSIKVIEGESVKKGQTLAYISHPDIIQLQTDYVTNWNELQYLKTEYDRQQKLYDEKINSGKEYDKIRSEYLRKEGTVNGLAAQLRLLGISTEKLQKNEIYDQIPVRSPISGFIKMVNIRVGQYVTPEKSMFEIVNIDHIHADLMVFEKDVHKVKEGQKVSFEVSSIPGKELEAVIYAVGKSFEDEPKAVHIHAEIENKEGLLIPGMYVRGRIATNNQQTLAMPEDAVILEDDKNYIFKVSHHQEGGDEWIFKPVEVIVGERTNGWVEVSLIEELPSKTRFAMNNAYTLISEMKKEEAEHDH, from the coding sequence ATGAAAAACTTTATATATATATCACTATTGGCTTACGGAATGATGGCTTGTGGTGGAAATTCAACAACTTCAACTGAAGATGAACATGATCATCATCACAATGCAGATGAAGTAAGTCTTAAACAATCGCAAATTGACTTATTAGGTCTGGAAGTAGGGCAAATTCCAACAAGGAACATGAGTTCTATTGTGGAAACAAACGGACAACTCTTGGTTCCACCGCAAAATGAAGCAGATGTAACAGCTGTGATTGGCGCTAATGTTCAAAGCATCAAAGTAATTGAAGGAGAAAGTGTAAAGAAAGGGCAAACATTAGCTTATATAAGTCATCCTGATATCATTCAATTGCAAACAGATTATGTCACAAACTGGAATGAATTGCAGTATCTAAAAACTGAATATGACAGACAGCAAAAATTGTATGATGAAAAAATCAATTCAGGTAAAGAATATGATAAAATTCGTTCAGAATACCTAAGAAAAGAAGGCACCGTAAATGGATTGGCTGCTCAATTAAGGTTGTTGGGAATAAGTACTGAAAAGCTTCAAAAAAATGAAATCTATGACCAAATTCCGGTACGCAGTCCTATCAGTGGGTTTATTAAAATGGTAAACATTAGAGTTGGACAGTATGTCACTCCTGAAAAATCAATGTTTGAGATTGTTAACATAGATCACATACATGCAGATTTGATGGTTTTTGAAAAGGATGTACACAAAGTAAAAGAAGGACAAAAAGTAAGCTTTGAGGTTTCTTCTATTCCGGGGAAAGAGCTTGAAGCTGTTATTTATGCCGTTGGAAAGTCATTTGAAGATGAGCCTAAAGCAGTTCATATTCATGCAGAAATTGAGAATAAGGAAGGTTTATTAATTCCGGGAATGTATGTGAGGGGTAGAATTGCAACCAATAATCAGCAAACGCTTGCAATGCCTGAGGATGCTGTTATTTTGGAAGATGATAAGAACTATATTTTTAAAGTGTCTCACCATCAAGAAGGTGGAGATGAGTGGATTTTTAAACCTGTTGAAGTAATTGTAGGTGAAAGAACAAACGGATGGGTAGAGGTTTCATTGATTGAAGAATTACCTTCAAAAACAAGGTTTGCAATGAACAATGCTTACACACTCATTTCAGAAATGAAAAAGGAAGAAGCAGAACATGATCATTAA
- a CDS encoding T9SS type A sorting domain-containing protein, translated as MKKGIAALSIIAATSITYGQGWNGTTSGDVLYPINSSLGLSPMSVGIGLNNPTAQFHTNGSVRLEGLTINTEPYVVVADVNGNLSIMDASSFGTGNDWHLTGNTIGTTEFIGTINNQDFRVRTNNLQRMVVTAAGDVGIGTTSPGKILDVHYSENLNYLPTQWNRDGLQVYNSFTTTAVGQAATITLGARGGAGTWMARALISGVVVGTDQMDIAFQNEYAGPSTVRESMRITHDGFVGINVAAASIDSYLHTDGGIRHENLPTGNGRHLVIDANGYVYVEDLPIKSNESNEEVEALRNEIELLKAEVESLKNMISEVNGVVSNETTILSQNRPNPTVDATSIDYSIGGTFSEAFIVFYDLTGKLISSKRVNQSGTIQIDKNEFGRGTYQYALVVDGEIKATKKMIVL; from the coding sequence ATGAAAAAAGGAATTGCAGCCCTTTCAATAATAGCTGCTACATCAATTACTTATGGTCAAGGATGGAACGGAACAACCTCAGGTGATGTTTTATACCCAATTAATTCTAGTTTAGGATTATCACCAATGTCTGTAGGCATAGGTTTAAACAATCCAACTGCACAATTTCATACTAATGGTTCTGTAAGATTAGAAGGATTAACTATTAATACTGAGCCTTATGTTGTAGTTGCAGATGTAAATGGAAATCTATCTATTATGGATGCAAGTTCGTTTGGCACAGGTAATGATTGGCATTTGACAGGGAACACAATTGGAACTACTGAGTTCATTGGAACCATTAATAATCAGGATTTTAGAGTTAGAACAAATAACCTTCAAAGAATGGTGGTTACAGCAGCCGGAGATGTGGGTATTGGAACTACGAGTCCGGGTAAAATTTTGGATGTACATTATTCTGAAAATTTGAACTATTTACCAACACAATGGAACAGAGATGGTTTACAGGTATACAATAGTTTTACAACAACTGCTGTTGGACAGGCAGCTACAATAACTTTAGGTGCTCGTGGTGGTGCCGGTACTTGGATGGCAAGAGCTTTGATTTCAGGAGTGGTTGTTGGAACGGATCAAATGGACATTGCTTTTCAAAATGAGTATGCTGGTCCTTCTACCGTTCGTGAATCAATGAGAATTACACATGATGGATTTGTGGGAATCAATGTGGCAGCTGCAAGTATTGATAGTTATTTACATACAGATGGAGGAATAAGACATGAAAATCTTCCAACTGGAAATGGTAGACATCTGGTAATAGATGCTAATGGTTATGTTTATGTTGAAGACTTACCAATTAAATCAAACGAAAGTAATGAGGAAGTTGAAGCCTTGAGAAATGAAATAGAATTATTAAAAGCAGAAGTTGAGTCTTTGAAAAATATGATTTCAGAAGTAAATGGAGTAGTTTCAAATGAAACAACCATTTTATCTCAAAATAGACCAAATCCTACTGTTGATGCAACTTCAATTGATTATTCAATAGGAGGAACATTTTCAGAAGCTTTCATTGTATTTTATGATTTGACAGGAAAACTTATTAGTTCAAAGAGAGTGAATCAATCAGGTACTATTCAAATTGATAAAAATGAATTTGGTAGAGGTACATATCAATACGCTTTAGTTGTAGATGGTGAGATCAAAGCAACAAAAAAGATGATAGTACTATAA
- a CDS encoding T9SS type A sorting domain-containing protein, with the protein MRFLTLSMLLLLCARSYSQIPDYFANDPRWTLGEWNTNPWPPPTIESSSTYSVYVDGDSTIGAFTYHKLYSNGETYTGGPTPSNSWTGSFYGLLRQEGRNYYFYESNSGSDSLLMSFDYQVGDTVHGDVFYGCGLSQDTIQKIDSVLINTEYRRVFYLDSINGPVITEGIGHQLNINNITGGLYSMVCQGIGFDYFIMCYGFGNTSYWDSQGTGGNCYLNIGISDEEKVDFSIFPNPASEFLQINSSQPIKTVSLYSLDGKKCLETSSNYLNISQFSAGQYLIQIEWTNGQFSRELVIIE; encoded by the coding sequence ATGCGATTTTTGACCCTCTCAATGCTGTTGCTTCTTTGTGCAAGAAGTTATAGTCAGATACCCGATTATTTTGCCAATGACCCCAGATGGACTCTAGGTGAATGGAACACTAATCCATGGCCTCCTCCAACAATAGAATCCAGTTCAACTTATTCTGTTTATGTAGATGGAGATTCAACCATTGGCGCCTTTACCTATCATAAACTTTATTCAAATGGTGAAACCTATACAGGTGGTCCAACACCTTCTAATAGCTGGACCGGCTCATTTTATGGATTACTGAGACAAGAAGGTCGTAATTATTATTTTTACGAATCCAATTCCGGTAGTGATAGCTTGTTAATGAGTTTTGATTATCAAGTGGGTGACACAGTTCATGGAGATGTCTTTTACGGATGTGGACTTAGTCAAGATACTATTCAAAAAATTGACTCGGTTTTAATTAATACAGAATACCGAAGGGTATTTTATCTTGATTCAATTAATGGACCCGTTATCACAGAAGGTATTGGACATCAATTAAATATCAATAACATTACCGGTGGATTATATTCAATGGTATGTCAGGGTATAGGATTTGACTATTTCATCATGTGTTATGGTTTTGGAAACACATCTTATTGGGATAGTCAGGGAACAGGAGGAAATTGTTATCTAAATATTGGAATTTCGGATGAAGAAAAAGTAGATTTTTCCATCTTCCCCAACCCTGCTTCTGAATTCCTTCAAATCAATTCATCTCAGCCAATAAAGACGGTATCTCTTTACTCCCTGGATGGTAAAAAGTGCTTAGAGACTTCTTCAAATTACCTAAATATAAGTCAGTTTTCTGCTGGACAATATCTCATTCAAATTGAATGGACCAATGGACAGTTCAGCAGGGAATTGGTAATTATTGAATAG
- a CDS encoding TolC family protein, translating to MNKQQIKLIIGIVGLVTILNACGIPKVTSRDANREVPEQFVNGNQDSTNIADIIWKDYFHDKYLIALIDTALLYNQELNITLQEINVYNNEILARKGEYLPFVDIGAGGGVEKVGRYTSQGANDANTEIAPGKETPDPLGDVFVGAFATWEIDIWRKLRNSRDAAVNRYLATVEGKNFMVTNLVAEVASSYYELLALDSQLKLLQEYIKIQNNALKTVKIQKEAGESTELAVKRFEAEVLKTQAKQFDIKQQIVETENKINFLLGRYPQHIERSEQSFEAPITDSLMYGVPSQLLENRPDIKAAELEITASKLDVKVAKAKFYPSLDITAGVGMQAFNPAYFIKAPESMLYNLAGDLMAPVINRKAIKAEFLSANAEQLQAVYDYEKTVLTAYIEVYNQLSNIDNLNQSYSLKNQEVTVLNQSIVYANGLFTSAKADYMEVLITQRDALDARFELIEYKLMQFNAMIHLYQALGGGWK from the coding sequence ATGAATAAGCAACAGATTAAACTCATCATAGGTATTGTTGGATTAGTAACAATACTGAATGCATGCGGAATTCCAAAAGTGACAAGCCGTGATGCAAACAGAGAGGTTCCGGAACAATTTGTAAACGGAAATCAAGACTCAACTAACATTGCAGATATTATTTGGAAGGATTATTTCCATGATAAATATTTGATTGCCTTGATTGATACAGCATTGTTGTACAATCAGGAGTTGAATATTACACTGCAGGAGATCAATGTATACAACAATGAAATTCTTGCCAGAAAAGGAGAGTATCTGCCATTTGTAGATATTGGAGCCGGTGGAGGAGTAGAGAAGGTAGGAAGATACACCAGCCAGGGAGCTAATGATGCAAATACTGAAATTGCTCCGGGTAAAGAAACGCCTGATCCTCTGGGAGATGTATTTGTTGGAGCATTTGCAACTTGGGAAATTGATATCTGGAGAAAGTTGAGAAATTCTCGTGATGCCGCGGTTAATAGATATTTAGCCACTGTTGAAGGGAAGAATTTCATGGTAACTAACCTGGTTGCTGAAGTAGCGAGTAGTTACTACGAACTGTTGGCTTTGGATAGTCAATTAAAGCTGTTACAGGAATATATTAAGATTCAGAACAATGCTTTGAAGACTGTTAAAATTCAAAAGGAAGCAGGAGAATCTACAGAATTAGCTGTAAAAAGGTTTGAAGCTGAAGTTTTGAAAACACAGGCTAAGCAGTTTGACATAAAACAGCAGATAGTAGAAACTGAGAACAAAATCAATTTTCTATTAGGTAGGTATCCACAACATATTGAAAGAAGTGAGCAGAGTTTTGAAGCACCTATCACTGATTCATTAATGTACGGAGTACCTTCTCAATTACTGGAGAATCGACCTGATATTAAAGCAGCTGAGTTAGAAATTACTGCTTCAAAGTTGGATGTTAAAGTTGCCAAAGCCAAGTTTTATCCTTCGTTAGACATAACAGCCGGAGTAGGAATGCAGGCTTTTAATCCAGCTTACTTTATCAAAGCTCCCGAGTCTATGCTATACAATTTGGCCGGTGATTTAATGGCACCTGTTATTAATAGAAAAGCTATTAAAGCTGAGTTTTTAAGTGCAAATGCTGAACAGCTTCAAGCAGTTTATGACTATGAAAAAACTGTTTTAACAGCTTACATTGAAGTGTATAATCAATTATCAAACATAGATAATCTAAATCAGAGTTACAGCTTAAAAAATCAGGAGGTTACCGTGTTAAATCAATCCATAGTTTACGCTAACGGATTGTTTACTTCTGCAAAAGCAGATTACATGGAAGTATTAATTACGCAACGAGATGCCTTGGATGCAAGGTTCGAGTTGATTGAATACAAGTTGATGCAGTTTAATGCTATGATTCACTTGTATCAAGCACTTGGAGGCGGATGGAAATAA